One segment of Anopheles stephensi strain Indian chromosome 3, UCI_ANSTEP_V1.0, whole genome shotgun sequence DNA contains the following:
- the LOC118512241 gene encoding lysosome membrane protein 2-like produces the protein MPEMVAFNSPETVIPTTSEPERPRKPLKRRTSALNTMFYFLGLEQRSGEGVKENQWIRILTFVVLFIVFVASAIGFFIMWCTNMYNNSLLQQLILTENSTASEWWAKPPVYPLLKVHVFNYTNTKEFLEGKASKLKVEDLGPYVYKETAEKTNVIHNGDGTISYREYRYIQYLPEESKGKPFDQVVVPNVVFLTGVSKKRLEGTWNQLTFNVAASSSGSSAFIKKPVESLLWGYEDELLKLAKSLIASDIVTSSFGMLMTRNGTSAENFTIFSGESSLQDLAVIKHLDGKPRLDLWHTDECDRVGGTDGSQFPPHLMDRKQPLQVFIKSLCRKFPLVYDSEVTALDGIPAWRYKIPNNVFSHPDEHTPNHCFCHLESGSCPPSGLFNITGCSMGAPIFASFPHFYTGDPKLIQSIEGVEPVQEKHETYADIHPRLAFPIDGASRFQINIQVQKAPMITGIEKFEEGQYLPVIWLEVVPGVISDELRAMIYHSTYSANAIQMSLRVGTLAFFVLSLVLLIAKCYCGARSSGKK, from the exons ATGCCCGAGATGGTTGCTTTCAATAGCCCAGAGACGGTCatcccgaccacctccgaaccggAGCGACCGCGGAAACCGCTCAAGAGGCGTACCAGTGCCCTAAATACCATGTTTTACTTCCTCGGCCTAGAGCAACGATCCGGTGAAGGTGTTAAAGAAAACCAGTGGATCCGAATACTTA cATTTGTCGTTTTGTTTATAGTATTTGTAGCAAGCGCCATCGGATTCTTCATCATGTGGTGCACCAACATGTACAACAACTCCCTACTGCAG CAATTAATACTTACTGAAAACTCGACCGCATCAGAATGGTGGGCCAAGCCACCGGTTTACCCGCTACTTAAAGTGCACGTGTTCAACTACACCAACACAAAGGAATTTCTCGAAGGCAAAGCATCGAAGCTTAAGGTGGAAGATTTAGGCCCGTACGTCTACAAAGAAACGGCAGAGAAAACGAACGTGATACATAATGGCGATGGAACCATCTCGTACCGG GAGTATCGCTACATACAGTACCTGCCGGAAGAATCGAAAGGAAAACCATTCGATCAGGTTGTCGTACCGAACGTCGTGTTCCTTACCGGCGTTTCTAAAAAACGGCTGGAAGGAACGTGGAACCAGCTCACCTTTAATGTGGCCGCCAGCTCGTCTGGTTCGTCGGCATTCATCAAGAAACCGGTCGAGTCTCTGCTCTGGGGGTACGAAGATGAGCTGCTAAAGCTTGCCAAATCGTTGATCGCATCGGACATCGTAACTTCCTCGTTCGGGATGCTCATGACA CGTAATGGAACCAGTGCGGAGAATTTTACCATATTCTCCGGTGAATCCAGTCTGCAGGATTTGGCCGTCATCAAGCATCTGGACGGAAAGCCAAGGCTAGATTTGTGGCACACGGATGAGTGTGACCGCGTAGGAGGAACCGATGGGTCCCAGTTCCCACCTCACCTGATGGACCGTAAACAGCCACTGCAGGTGTTTATCAAATCCCTGTGCCGGAAGTTCCCGCTCGTGTACGATAGTGAGGTGACCGCACTCGATGGCATCCCCGCTTGGCGCTACAAAATCCCCAACAATGTGTTCTCGCATCCCGATGAGCACACGCCAAACCACTGCTTCTGCCACCTCGAGTCCGGCTCATGTCCTCCCAGCGGGCTGTTCAACATAACAGGTTGCTCGATGGGTGCGCCTATTTTTGCCTCATTTCCGCATTTCTACACCGGCGATCCCAAGCTCATTCAGTCGATCGAGGGCGTGGAACCGGTGCAGGAAAAGCACGAAACGTACGCCGACATTCACCCGCGGTTGGCTTTCCCGATCGATGGAGCGTCACGGTTTCAGATCAACATCCAAGTCCAGAAGGCGCCCATGATTACGG GTATTGAAAAGTTTGAAGAAGGCCAGTATTTGCCGGTAATCTGGCTCGAAGTCGTGCCGGGCGTGATCTCGGACGAACTGCGCGCCATGATCTATCACAGCACGTACAGTGCCAACGCTATCCAGATGTCGCTCCGGGTCGGTACGCTGGCGTTCTTCGTACTGTCCTTGGTTCTGCTCATCGCCAAATGCTACTGCGGCGCACGAAGTTCCGGTAAAAAGTAA